The nucleotide window ACAGATTCATCCTCCTTGACTCCCCAGTCAGCCTTCTCAAGGTGTCCCCAGCTGGTAGGGAACCCCACCACTTAAAAAAGGAGCCTGAGAGGGTCACTCTTGAAGCAGGCAAGCTTAGTTTGCTTGCTTCTTCCTCCCTGATATATACATtcagctacttaaaaaaaaaaaaaattcaagttaaaGCATGTGACGCAGCCACTAGAAAATAAGTCTAACTTAGAGACACAGTGATTAGCAGAGtccaaaaaaactaaagaaaagttCTAGGGCATGTACATCTGCCAGTGATTCCTGATCGGCTGAGTGAGTGCATATTATGACTTTCCTAAAAcctaaaatgaaatttaatgcCATCTAGGAAGGGATAGGTTTTTGTAGGTACTCTGAGGACATGAGGTAAGGTGGATTCAGAAACAATAGGCTACATGGAAAGCTATGTCAGGGTTGAGTCAAATGGCAACCTCAGAAATACCAGGACTCGGCCTTCATGGGAGCTGTCCACTTTTAAACGCACTGACTGGTAGGTAGGTTCAAACAGGAAGGAGCATGTGCTCTGAAAAGGAGTGCCTGGAGTTGCCTGGAAGCAGAGCACAGACACAAGTGACTCAGAGGCTGAGCAAGGCTCAAAACTTTTGAGGATTATTTCAACTGCTGAAGCATGTTGCTAGAGTCCCAGAAAACACCACACCTGTGATAGGGACACAATGCTCCATCTTGGGCACATTCAAAGAATTCCGAGTTCAGAAAAACACAACTTCACCTCCTCTGAAAGAATGTTTTCCCAGGGACTACTGTAGATGTCCCAGGGTCAATGTAGGTGGATTCCGGACTTCCTTCCTAGTGGCACTTACGGATTTAAGATTTTTAATCCTTTGCAAAACATCTTTATATAACTGATATTTTAAGATGGTTTCTCTCCTTGGTGTGTACTCTCTGGTGGATGCAAAGGCTTGTACTCTGGCTGAAGGCCTTGCCACACTCATCACACTTAAAAGGCTTCTCCCCTGTGTGCACTCTCTGGTGGATGCAGAGGCTGGAGCTCTGACTGAAGGCCTTCCCACACCCACAACACCTATAGGGCTTCTCCCCCGTGTGCACTCTCTGATGAATGCAGAGGCTGGAGCTCTGACTAAAGGCCTTCCCACACTCATAACACttatagggcttctctccagtgtggacTCTTTGATGCATGCAGAGACTGGAAGTATGcctgaaggctttcccacattcttCACATTTGAAGGGCTTCTCCCCAGTGTGGACTCTCTGGTGCATACAAAGGTTAGAACTATTACTGAAGCCCCTTCCACACTCACTGCAGACATACGGCTTCTCCCCAGTGTGGACTCTCATGTGGATTTGAAGATGGGAGCTCCAGTTGAAAGCCTTGCCACACTCATAACATTTATACGGCTTTTCCACAGTGTGGATTTTCTTATGTCTATTAAGTTTTGTTGTCGTGCTGAAATCCTTACCACAATCATCGCATTTATAAACCTTCTCTCCTGTGTGGTCTCGCCAATGAATATGAAGTTCTGATATGTGAAAGAAACCCTTATCACACTTGTCACATTTATGGGGTTTCTCTGCGGTGTGGATTTTCTGATGCATAAAAAGATCTGCTCTCTCAGAGAAAAATTCCCTGCACATGGGGCACTTGTAAATCATTTTTCCTATTTGGTATCGTGACTTAAAGAAGAAAGTGTCCTTACAattatgagttccaggactgctacTTCATAAAGCCTCTTATTTTGCCATCTTGGTAGTCTATCTCAGGCTTGCTCTATTGGGCAAGCTTT belongs to Meriones unguiculatus strain TT.TT164.6M chromosome 4, Bangor_MerUng_6.1, whole genome shotgun sequence and includes:
- the Znf664 gene encoding zinc finger protein 664 isoform X1, giving the protein MIYKCPMCREFFSERADLFMHQKIHTAEKPHKCDKCDKGFFHISELHIHWRDHTGEKVYKCDDCGKDFSTTTKLNRHKKIHTVEKPYKCYECGKAFNWSSHLQIHMRVHTGEKPYVCSECGRGFSNSSNLCMHQRVHTGEKPFKCEECGKAFRHTSSLCMHQRVHTGEKPYKCYECGKAFSQSSSLCIHQRVHTGEKPYRCCGCGKAFSQSSSLCIHQRVHTGEKPFKCDECGKAFSQSTSLCIHQRVHTKERNHLKISVI